The following DNA comes from Mucilaginibacter jinjuensis.
ATAGATTTGACTCTGCACAGCCACAACCTGCGCGGGGCCCTGAAATGGCAGACTGATGTGATACTCAGCACTGCCTTTAACCGCGTGACGAGCTATTACCAGTACAACAGCCAGGCCACAAATTATGTGGCTAACGCTTATACGGTCGTGCCGCTCGTTGGTAAACCGCTTTATTCCATCTTAACCTATCAATGGGCCGGTTTGGACCCGGCTAACGGGAATCCCAGGGGGTACCTGAATGGGCAGGTGAGTTCAGATTATGCTTCCATACTGGCCAATACAACTGTTAGCGATCTTCATTACAGCGGTTCTGCTGTTCCGCAGGTTTACGGTTATTTTCGCAATACGTTCACTTACCGCCAATTCTCGCTCTCGGCCAATATCGCCTATAAATTGGATTATTATTTTATCAGGCCTGCGGTACAATATGATGCGCTGATCTCCGCCTGGGATGTTTCTACCGGGGATTATGCGCGCCGCTGGCAGGTGCCGGGCGATGAAAAGCATACCAACGTGCCTTCCTTTATTTTTCCGACTAATAGCCAGCGCGACCAGTTTTATGACCAGTCCGTGGTGAATGTGGAAAAGGGCGACAACATCCGGTTGCAGGATCTCCGGCTCAGTTATGACGCGGATCAGAAGCAATGGAAGAGAATGCCTTTTCGCCACCTGCAGGTTTTTTGTTATGCCACCAACCTGGGCCTGATCTGGACGGCCACCAAAACGGGCCTGGATCCCGATTATCCATCTTCACTTCGCCCGCCACTAACCATTGCGGTGGGTATTACCGGTAACTTTTAAACTGATATGATAATGAAAAAAATGAAAAGATATCAAACGGTAATCCTTTTATTAATTGGTCTTGCCGCTTTCTCCTGCAAAAAACAACTGGATGTCAAATCCTCTTCAGCGCTCGAAGTGCCCGTTACGATCGCTGATTTCCAGTCATTGATGGACAATAATAACGTCATGACCCAGATTTGGCCTTTTGCCGGAATTGCAGCCGCGGACGAGGGCTTTGTAAGTACCGCCAACTGGCAGTCTTCAACCCTGACCCCGCGCAACGCTTACATCTGGGACCGCAATGTTTTCAATGAAAATCCACGGAACGACTGGTCGCTGGCCTATACGGTCATCTTTTATACGAATGTCGTATTGGAGGGTGTGCAGCAATATGGGCAACATACGGCAGAGTGGAATAATATCCAGGGGCAGGCCTCTTTTTTCCGGGGATACGCTTATTACCAGCTGGCCCAACAGTTTTGCAAACCTTATAATGCGCAAAGCGCAGATACAGATCCGGGTCTGGTGCTGCGGAATTCTTCCGATTTGAACGTCAAACCAGTCCGGTCAACCGTAGCGCAAACCTATGCCCGGATGATCGCCGATCTGTCGGCTGCTGTTCCTTTGTTACCGACAACCGCAGTGGTTAAGACCCGGCCATGTAAATCAGCGGCTTACGCTGTGCTGGCCAGGATATACCTGTCTATGCGGGACTATCCGAATGCCGGACTTTATGCAGATTCTAGTTTAAAGTTGAATAGCCAGTTACTGGACTATAACACAGTCAAAGTGGGCACGAGCCCATCCTTTACACGCTTCAACGCGGAGGTCTTATTACATACGCTGAGCTCGCCTGTAGGGCTGGAGCTGTCACCTAAATTTGCCGTAGACACGACTTTGTACCGTCTTTATGAAGCAGGTGATCTCCGGAAGGTACTATTCTTCCAGGTACAGGCGGGTACGACCTATTATACTTTTAAGGGGAGTTACGACGGAACCGTAAATCTGTTTAACGGGCCAGCTACGGATGAGATGTATCTGATCCGCGCAGAATCGTCGGCACGGTCTGGTAAGCTGGATGCAGCCATGGCGGACCTGAATACCTTGCGGCAAAACAGGTTTACAAAAGCGGCTTACCTGCCGCTCGCTGCGACAGATGCGGTACAAGCACTCTCTTTAGTTTTAACAGAACGGCGAAAGGAACTCTTACTACGGGGATTGCGGTGGAGTGATTTGCGTCGGTTAAACCAGGAGGCGGCACTGGCAATAACGTTGAAAAAGGTAGTCAACGGGCAGACGTATACACTGCCGCCAAATGATCCGCGGTATACCTTGCCCTTGCCGCTGGCGGTCATCAGTGATACCGGCATGGCCCAAAACTAAAAAAGGGCAGGCCGGTAAGGCCTGCCCCTCAGCAGCATTATTACTGTGGAGTGTGATATTCCTGTCCGCTGGCGGTAGACAGGTTAGGCTGGTTGGGGTTCGAGCTGCTGCGGTTGGCCTGTATCGCACACAGATCGCCATCTCCGGCACAACCCGGGTCGTCCTGGCTGTAAGAGTACTTGCTCGGATCGTTAACCTGGGCTGGGGTGCCATTGAAGGTCCAGTAAACCGGGTCTGTTTTGCGGATGGTTTTGGATGCTTTCGTTGTGAAAGCGCCGGCAACGCCCAGCACCAGTGCCAGGCCGAAGATGAATGATTTTGACTTGTTCATCGTACAGGAATGCTTTTTTACTAAAAAGCAGACGAAAAACTTAGTGAATAATGATGCCTACTCTTTTCGCAGGTTTTCGGCTTACCCTGTTGGTCTTTGGTTTATCTGTTTGGACAGGTTGCGCTACGCTCTGCGTGGAAGACCGCGATAGCGGCAAGGCTGGCCAGCAGGAATGCCAGGTTGAAGATCAAATGGGTTTGCCAGGACATGTGGTTCAGGATGCCGCCGCAGGAACAAGGGATTTTACGCCAGAAATGGAGCAGGCCAAGTGCAATATATACGGAAAATACGATCAGCATCCCGGCAGAAAGAAGCAAGCCCGCCAGCCGCGTGCGGCTAAAAAGCATCAGGGATACGGCCAGTAACTCGGTCGCTGGCAGCCCATAAACTAAAATGCCAGCCAGTAAATGTGCAAAGGGTTGCCTGTAGAGCTGGGTACGGAAAGCATTAATGTCGCTGAGCTTGCTGATTGCTGCATAGGTGAACAACGCGATCAGTGCGGCGGGTACAACTAACTTGATAAATGTCTTCATGGCCTGTGATTTTGTGAAAGCAAAGTACGACCCTGGAAAAATCTGAAAATAGTATGAAGTGGGTAGTATACCCTTTTGAACAATGAAAAACATGGATAACGCTGATAAAAACCACTATTATTTTCTTCCTGAGCTTTTTTTACGTGTACCTAACTATGGTTATAACCGCTACGATCTGATGCGTTTACCTGAAGTATTGAAACAAATTAGTTTTCAAAACGCCATATGGCTCGCGAGCCCGGTATTCTTTAAAATATTAGCCCGTAAGGACTTTGAATATGGCCGGTTGAACGATAAGGAGAAATTTACAGTCCATAAGTACTATAATCGTATTTGTTTCCGGCCGACTCCCTTCGGAAGTTTTTCCTCTTTTTCTTTGCTCAAATGGGGGAATGGGGAGCCCATTGTTTTGGCGGATAATAAGGATGCAGAGATTTATGTGTTGGCGGATCAACAGATTCTGGCAAGGCTAAATCAGGTGCGTAAACCCAAGGCTGACAAGGATGACCTGATACTTAATCCTTGTCTTTACCGCATCGAAAGAGAATACAGGTTTATACATGGTGTATTCGCTGACGGAAAAAAGTATCAGTTTGAAATTAAAGCACTTGCTGCGGTAAAATTTCATATTGATTTAGTGGGATTATTCAAGGAAGGTGCTGTCAAACACAGTCATTTATTGTCCTGGATTCAGGTTGAGGGAGCGTGTACGGAAAAAGAAGCGAACGAATATCTTCATTTTTTGCTGGAAGAACAGTTCCTCATGAGTCGTACGCAGGGAGGGTTGATTTATAGAAATTTTGAGATCGTGCCCCCCTCCAAGTCGTCCCCAGATTTATTCTGGAAAAGCCGACAGGCAATTGCTGCTCCCGGAACAACTTCTTTACCTATCCTGGCAGCTAAACTTATGTCTTCTTCAGGCTTGGGATTGGATGCGGAAAAAATCAATCAGCCTTTTTATGCAGCCCTTGGAAAATCGGCACTTAGCGGAAGCCGGGGCGAAACGGAAAAACTGGAATTGGGACAGGCCGTTTCTTTGCTTCGCAAGCTTGCCTTTCCGCAGCAGAACGTAGACCTGCGCCGTTTTATTGATGATTTCCGAAAACGTTTTGACAGGCAGAAAGTGCCCTTGCTTTTGGCGCTCGACCCAGACGCCGGTATATCTTATGGCGGGTTGAGTAAGGGAATTTCAGAACCCGGGATGCTTGAAAATTTAGACTTCTCTACAAAAAGAAATGGTGATCCGACGGTTGGCTGGAGTTTTGTCCACCGTATGCTTTTCCGCCGCTGGATTGGTGACAAACTTCGTGATCCCTGGTCTCCACTAGAAATAAATGAAGAAGATCTTAATGACCTTCAAATTAATCCGCCGGACTCTCCTCATTTTCCTCAAACGCTCGCTGTACTTTATCGAAAGACAGCGGAACACCTGTTGATCGAACATGCGGCCGGCGTCTCTGCGACTTCATTGATCGGACGTTTTTCTTGCTTTAATCAAGACATTCACCGCTTATGCAGCGAACTGGCTGCCAAAGAGATCGCAGCAAATCCCGGTGTTGTTTTTGCAGATATTGGCCAGCTGTCTGATATACATGTAGATAATATTAACCGGCGACTTCGAATTTATCCTTTTGAAATTCCCTTAAACGTCTTTAGTACACTGCCCCCGGAGCAACAGTTAAACCCAGGCGATCTGTTGCTCTC
Coding sequences within:
- a CDS encoding lantibiotic dehydratase encodes the protein MKNMDNADKNHYYFLPELFLRVPNYGYNRYDLMRLPEVLKQISFQNAIWLASPVFFKILARKDFEYGRLNDKEKFTVHKYYNRICFRPTPFGSFSSFSLLKWGNGEPIVLADNKDAEIYVLADQQILARLNQVRKPKADKDDLILNPCLYRIEREYRFIHGVFADGKKYQFEIKALAAVKFHIDLVGLFKEGAVKHSHLLSWIQVEGACTEKEANEYLHFLLEEQFLMSRTQGGLIYRNFEIVPPSKSSPDLFWKSRQAIAAPGTTSLPILAAKLMSSSGLGLDAEKINQPFYAALGKSALSGSRGETEKLELGQAVSLLRKLAFPQQNVDLRRFIDDFRKRFDRQKVPLLLALDPDAGISYGGLSKGISEPGMLENLDFSTKRNGDPTVGWSFVHRMLFRRWIGDKLRDPWSPLEINEEDLNDLQINPPDSPHFPQTLAVLYRKTAEHLLIEHAAGVSATSLIGRFSCFNQDIHRLCSELAAKEIAANPGVVFADIGQLSDIHVDNINRRLRIYPFEIPLNVFSTLPPEQQLNPGDLLLSVQKGELVLESGRLGRRVIPRLATAFNFRHNNSAVFRLLCDLQFQGLSTSVTIELDALFPELDFYPRITYQNTILSLAKWNLRKEQLNELTGFTPDELPAGLQKFRKEYRIPRHVTLGEYDQQLVFDLADDMEAALFIQCLKGLEKAEVKEYLLPDRSIRNGHEVFAGQIVAFLAHDNCIYHPAIQVTSDMAEPRDFMVGSQWLYLKIYCTPRIANSILTDIARPFIFENRALIEKWFFIRYDEQGHHLRLRFCAAEDNIGGLLVAFRKRMSISGYDHLIHDYHLDTYRREIERYSATLMPLVEDVFHAGSELVIWFLRQKALRGRWSEFEFGLVTANLMITCCIADHESRLEYIREAAGAFFVEFGGSKTLKIQMDQKYRELKSMVEMAMRNTIMLRKCSLLRKRVKHLISAVSDIRIINTLAADLVHMQLNRTFHSDQRQQEYLAYYCLEKYMISTSAQASKRN
- a CDS encoding MauE/DoxX family redox-associated membrane protein yields the protein MKTFIKLVVPAALIALFTYAAISKLSDINAFRTQLYRQPFAHLLAGILVYGLPATELLAVSLMLFSRTRLAGLLLSAGMLIVFSVYIALGLLHFWRKIPCSCGGILNHMSWQTHLIFNLAFLLASLAAIAVFHAERSATCPNR
- a CDS encoding RagB/SusD family nutrient uptake outer membrane protein, yielding MKKMKRYQTVILLLIGLAAFSCKKQLDVKSSSALEVPVTIADFQSLMDNNNVMTQIWPFAGIAAADEGFVSTANWQSSTLTPRNAYIWDRNVFNENPRNDWSLAYTVIFYTNVVLEGVQQYGQHTAEWNNIQGQASFFRGYAYYQLAQQFCKPYNAQSADTDPGLVLRNSSDLNVKPVRSTVAQTYARMIADLSAAVPLLPTTAVVKTRPCKSAAYAVLARIYLSMRDYPNAGLYADSSLKLNSQLLDYNTVKVGTSPSFTRFNAEVLLHTLSSPVGLELSPKFAVDTTLYRLYEAGDLRKVLFFQVQAGTTYYTFKGSYDGTVNLFNGPATDEMYLIRAESSARSGKLDAAMADLNTLRQNRFTKAAYLPLAATDAVQALSLVLTERRKELLLRGLRWSDLRRLNQEAALAITLKKVVNGQTYTLPPNDPRYTLPLPLAVISDTGMAQN